Proteins encoded together in one Bactrocera neohumeralis isolate Rockhampton chromosome 4, APGP_CSIRO_Bneo_wtdbg2-racon-allhic-juicebox.fasta_v2, whole genome shotgun sequence window:
- the LOC126754931 gene encoding uncharacterized protein LOC126754931, with protein sequence MKLFLAVLFALCVIAAAYPSPGAEDAGQETLETVNVPLAVDVDVEGRRAARHGGRGGGGFGGGGFGGRGGYGGYGGGSPFGGGGYGGGSPYGGGGYGGGSPYGGGGYGGGGGGSYSQASASAQASSYGR encoded by the coding sequence ATGAAGCTATTCTTGGCTGTACTTTTCGCATTGTGCGTCATCGCGGCCGCTTATCCCAGTCCAGGCGCCGAGGATGCAGGCCAAGAGACATTGGAAACGGTAAATGTGCCGTTGGCAGTGGATGTAGATGTGGAAGGTAGACGTGCAGCACGCCACGGTGGTCGTGGTGGTGGTGGCTTCGGCGGTGGTGGTTTCGGTGGTCGTGGCGGTTATGGCGGTTATGGCGGTGGTTCTCCATTCGGCGGTGGCGGCTACGGCGGTGGTTCTCCGTACGGTGGTGGCGGCTATGGCGGTGGTTCTCCGTACGGTGGTGGCGGCtatggcggtggtggtggcggttCTTACAGCCAAGCTTCCGCAAGTGCTCAAGCCTCTTCATATGGTCGTTAA
- the LOC126756444 gene encoding prisilkin-39-like, which translates to MKFLGALCLALCLFVVACHGVPVERETLLSIEKAQPVAVPQQLRRVARHGFGGGFGGPGFGGYGGYPIGGYGGYGGYPIGGYGGYGGYPIGGYGGYPIGGFSGSSSSASASSSSGGYQLYG; encoded by the coding sequence atgAAATTTCTTGGCGCGTTGTGTTTGGCGCTTTGCCTATTCGTCGTTGCGTGTCATGGCGTGCCGGTGGAGAGGGAAACATTGCTGAGTATTGAAAAGGCGCAGCCAGTGGCAGTGCCTCAACAGCTGCGTCGTGTGGCACGGCATGGTTTCGGCGGTGGCTTCGGCGGTCCCGGCTTTGGTGGATATGGCGGTTACCCAATTGGTGGATATGGTGGCTATGGCGGTTACCCAATTGGTGGATATGGTGGCTATGGTGGTTATCCAATTGGCGGATATGGTGGTTACCCAATTGGTGGCTTCAGTGGAAGTTCGAGCAGTGCTTCTGCAAGTTCTAGTTCGGGTGGTTACCAATTATATGGTTAA
- the LOC126754932 gene encoding heterogeneous nuclear ribonucleoprotein A3 homolog 2-like, protein MQVLTFAFILAFIATVQSYPSYIAYDDYAKVPVHPLSGIWFNEEAPVRHKREPHRHRGGYGGGYGGGYGGGFDGYNQGFGVYPGYQQGFSPYQQAPIGQATSLAQSNAVANSNGGAGPGGFGSSTAIANANAVSTAGNYPGYNG, encoded by the coding sequence ATGCAAGTCCTGACATTCGCATTCATTCTGGCATTTATTGCTACAGTGCAGAGCTATCCCAGCTATATAGCATACGACGATTATGCGAAGGTGCCGGTACATCCGTTAAGTGGAATTTGGTTTAATGAAGAAGCTCCAGTGCGTCATAAACGTGAACCACATAGACATCGTGGCGGTTATGGCGGCGGTTATGGCGGCGGTTATGGCGGCGGATTTGACGGATATAACCAAGGTTTCGGAGTTTATCCAGGATATCAACAAGGCTTTAGTCCATATCAACAAGCTCCAATCGGGCAAGCAACTAGTCTGGCCCAATCAAATGCTGTTGCAAATTCGAATGGCGGCGCTGGCCCTGGCGGCTTTGGCAGTTCCACTGCcattgcaaatgcaaatgcagtTAGCACCGCTGGAAATTACCCCGGGTACAATGGCTAA